The genomic interval AATGGAATAAGAAGACTTAAACAGAGACAAAATCAGTTCATTAAACTAGTACAAACAGCGAAGTACAGAAAACAAGATCTGAGATGGGTTTCGTGAACTGAAATACCTTCACTAAATCGGAGCTAAGCGGCAGAAAATAATATATCCGTAGGACGGCTCATGATTAACCAAAACCGACTATAGTCGATCAGCCGCCTGTTGATCTATCACAAAACCTGCGTCACGCATTTCGCGCACTAGCTTGAGTTTCCAGTTGCTACCCGATTGATAGATGACCCCTTGCATGTCACTGGGAGCTTCAATATCACCAGTATAGAGTTGGAATATGTTTGAGCGGCCCAACTTTGCCAAGAAATAGCCTAATTCTAAGACTACGTTCTGGCGAGCACGTGGGCGCAGGCCGTCAAGTGTCAGCTTGCGGGTTTTGGATCTCAGACGGCCTTCATCATCAGGTGAGCCGATGATAATAGCGTACTCACATTGTTCAGCAGCTTTGATGAATTTCTCAATGATAGTTTGACCAGCGTCGCCTTCTTTATCTAAGACAATGCTAGGAATGCCAAGAGAGTGGAGTACTTGCTGCACCTCATTCCGTATAATGTGGTCGCGACCGTGGACAATAAAGACGTTACGGTTTTCCTTATCGACTTTTTGGGCCAGCGTACGAAAGCGTGCGAGTAACTTACCATAATCACTGGTTGGAGAAGTGCGGTAACTATATGAGGCTTCTGCCGATGCTTTTACTTTGATTTCCTGAATGGATTTTTGATAGCTGGCACCCTTAGCTAATGGGTATTGCTTAACCCACTTTTCCAGTCCAGCACAAAGGCTTGCAATTTTTTTGTGGTCAGGGCGATAGTACGTATTCTTTTCCTGCTTTTGCTTTTCGAGCTCGGTAGTAGTCTCCTGGACAAGCTTGCGGAGGGTAGTTTTAAGATAAGGCTTCATCTACTATGCTTAATGTAAAAACAGTCCGCCAAATGCGGCTTTCACCAGCTTCAGGACTTCGCTGGCTTGGGTAGGATTAAGCATTAGCGCAGTGATAGCTTGAATGAAGCCACCAATAATCCAGTTCTGCCAATCTTTTTTGGTCAAGCCCTCCGCTTTTACAGCAGCGGTTTGGGTTAGTTCGATCAGTTTCTTTCGAGCAGCTTCAGGGAGGGTAGCGGCAGTAAAGCTCTGCTGCAACTGGCGTAACTGGCTTTGAACTTCAGCTAGCTCGGTGCGAGTAAACTTGTCGTCAGCGGCTTCAGCACTGCCAGCAAAGAGCTGGGCAGTTTTTACGGCTTCTGCCCATAGGTCAGGTAGTTCTAATTCCTCCTGTAAAGCAGATGCCCATTCAGTAAATACTTTCAATACTCCTGACCAACTATAAGGAATATCAATTGCCTCCGAAGGTTCTGGACTAGCATATATATCGGGCTTGTAAACGACGTAAAATCCTCCTCTGAAACCCTCATGTCCAGAGATGTTTTCGATCAGCTTAAACTCAAATTGCGATGCTGTATGCTGAAGATAGAAACTAGTATCATCCTTCATTTCAAAATGAGCCAATGGAAGTTTGTGTTCATTAAGTATGGATACAAGCTGATTACGAAACTTTTTTAGCAGCATTTTAGGGGTAGTCTATAAGATCTAAGATATAAGCAATACTAGCCAAATAGTAGAGATACTTTGCTCTGCTTAGGATGACTGGATGTTCTTTTTATTTCTATTCAACGATTTTTGCGTGTACCTTTTCTCACTACGTATGTCAGACGCTCGGTGCCTCTCTAGCGCGGCTATCAGCTGCTGTGATGGTACAATTCATCAAGCATTAACACTTGGCTTGGCGGTCAGAATCACTTTCGGATGGGTTGGTAGTCGCCAACAGGGGCGCTCCAGACTTAGAAGAGTGAGTCCACGTATTAAGCGACGTTGAGTTGGACGAGCTAAAGAGGGTAGCAGGCACGTGAGTTCTTCGACCTAGTGTGAGGATTTTCGGTCCTAGCTTACCCCATATTAATCATATCGATTTCCTTGCCGGCCGGGTATAGCCCTGGAAACAGCGCTGGGGCAAAGCCAATCGGGTACGCTGCCCTGTATGGGGTTAGGTGGTCGCCGGATTGCGTAGCCAGTAAGCCAGCTTGTAGTAATTGTGTTGCTAGTGCTTTGGCCGTTTTGTCGGATAATCCAGTTAGCCGTTCCACTTCTCGTCTTGCAATACTGCCTTTGAGAAACACGGCCTCTAACACGTAATATGTCTCCGGCCGCCACTTGCGCTTTATCACCAATAGTTGCACTAGTCCTTGCAATCGACTTAGCATGTCGTCAATAGCCAGCACACTGGTCATATAAGTAATTTGATCCAAGGCTGTCTCCAGAAAGAATATACAGAACGCTACTAGCTGCCGCTCCGACAAGTTGCCTCGTCCGTCATAGTCGTTTTCGCGTTGGGTATCTGCAGCGGCTAAGGCTTGCTTGTAGGTAGACTCACTACGCGCCAAGCCTCTTGACATAGACCACAACCCGCCAGCATCTAAGCCTTCAATCCGGAATGCCGCATCACTAAATAGACGCATTACTCGTCCGTTACCATCTAAAAAGGGATGTATCCAGGCGAGTCGGTGGTGAGCCGCCGCAATCTGTACTACCCGCGCCAAGCGGTCATGTTCGTAGCGGGGTTGGTAGCCATCTTCTAATCGCTGCAGAAACGCAGGCAGCACTTCTGCCGCTGGTGCCACGTGCCGTCCCACCTTTACTTCGCTCGTACGCAACTCCCCAGGTACTACCGGTAGGCGATCTCCCTCCAGCGTAGTGGTCCACCGAAACTCTTCAGGTAGGTGCGCATAAAACGCGCGGTGAACCGCCTGCCAAAAGGTCTGCGTATAAGGATTATCACCTGCCTCTGTTAGGAGTTCCGGTAGGTGGGCGTGCACAGCAATATGCGCCTTGGCTTCCAGCTGTAACGAGCGGTTGCGACTATCAGCGGAGTAATCTTCGTGTAGGGCACGGGCTATATCCAACGGGTGAGTATCGTGGCCTTCAATGAGGTTGGAATAATAGCTGTTGGCCGGCCGCAGAAAATCCGCTATTGCGGACGCTGTAACTGGATGCAGGCTACTTGAAAGCCGAGCGGCAGCTTCTACAATCCGCAACGCGAGTGCCCGCAGTTCTGGTGGCAACATACTCGGTTTCAGAGGGGTAATAGCCGATGGATCCCGATAGAGAGCGACAGGTGCATTCATCCTGCAAATATACCCCTAAGCTCCGATATGTTTTACGACACGTAATGCTCTGCCGTATAGGCTTATATATGTAGTAAAAATGCCTCAATTCCGATAGCCCTTCCGAGCTCAGTTATTGAGAGTGACAGTATAAGGTGGTCCGATTAAGTAATACAGTTTTAGATGTATTTTGTAGCGGATGGGTACCATGTACAACATCCCGCTAACCCCTTCGCTAGCAGCTTGCAATTAATGCACTTCGGTGGCTCCAATTGG from Hymenobacter sp. GOD-10R carries:
- a CDS encoding nucleotide-binding protein, which encodes MKPYLKTTLRKLVQETTTELEKQKQEKNTYYRPDHKKIASLCAGLEKWVKQYPLAKGASYQKSIQEIKVKASAEASYSYRTSPTSDYGKLLARFRTLAQKVDKENRNVFIVHGRDHIIRNEVQQVLHSLGIPSIVLDKEGDAGQTIIEKFIKAAEQCEYAIIIGSPDDEGRLRSKTRKLTLDGLRPRARQNVVLELGYFLAKLGRSNIFQLYTGDIEAPSDMQGVIYQSGSNWKLKLVREMRDAGFVIDQQAADRL
- a CDS encoding Fic family protein, translating into MLPPELRALALRIVEAAARLSSSLHPVTASAIADFLRPANSYYSNLIEGHDTHPLDIARALHEDYSADSRNRSLQLEAKAHIAVHAHLPELLTEAGDNPYTQTFWQAVHRAFYAHLPEEFRWTTTLEGDRLPVVPGELRTSEVKVGRHVAPAAEVLPAFLQRLEDGYQPRYEHDRLARVVQIAAAHHRLAWIHPFLDGNGRVMRLFSDAAFRIEGLDAGGLWSMSRGLARSESTYKQALAAADTQRENDYDGRGNLSERQLVAFCIFFLETALDQITYMTSVLAIDDMLSRLQGLVQLLVIKRKWRPETYYVLEAVFLKGSIARREVERLTGLSDKTAKALATQLLQAGLLATQSGDHLTPYRAAYPIGFAPALFPGLYPAGKEIDMINMG